The genome window CGTGCAGAAGATTATCGAGGCGACTGGTTCGCGGTTGCGTCCGGAGCTCTTGGGCGAAACGTTGCCGGAGCCGACGCAGAACATTCTCTCGCTGAGCAAGACGCACAGTGTTCTCGGCTGGCGGGCGACGACGGATTTTGACGAGGCGCTGCGTCGGACGATCAGCTGGTACGAGAGTTTTCTCGCGCCGCCGTCGGTCCGCCGCGACATTCTTCCGCTGCCAAACGTCGCCTGATCAAACAGCCCACTTGCCGGCTCGGCTTCGCTGGCTCAAACCCAATGTGCGACGGCAGCTGGGGTCAAGGGGGTCTCACCCCCTTGCCGCCGGAGGCACTTCCATGAGGAACCGTGGGACACAACGGGCGTCCGCTTTGTGGGACCGGCGCTGAGGACTCACCGCTCGCTTCGTAATCCCCGGGGTTGGTGAGGTGGCATCCGGCACGTTGTCCGCGCCTGGACACTCACTCCTTCAGACATCTCTCGACGGCTAGGCCTCCGGCGGGCAAAGGGGCGTTGCCCCTCTGCACTCCCCACCAGGGTCCCCCTGGACCCGGTTTTAAGGGACGATCTGGACTTCCGCGCCTTCATTGAGCGGGGCGGCGATGCTCACCTCGTAATCGCTCCCGAGCTGCCTCCCGATCTCCACCGCCTCACGCTCGGCCACCACCTCACTCTCACAACACAGCGAAACCGTCGGCCCCCAACTCGTCTGCACCAGTCCCGTCTTCCCCGCCTGACGCCGCGCCTCGGAATACCCCCACGCCCGACCATCACTGAACGGAAACTCCTGCACCGGCGCAAAGTACGTCCCGACCAGCCTCCCGTACTCCGACAACCCCCCGGCAAACACCCGGCAGTCCCCCGCCCGGAGCGCCGGAAGCAACTCCGCCAGAACGATCCGCGCCAGACGATTCGACAGCGCCTCCGCCATCGGCGGCAACCGCGCAAACGCCGCCCGCTCGCTCTCCCCGCTCAAGCCCACTGTCGTCCGCCGACACGCCAGCACGAACCGCCACTCCGCCGGAACCGCCGCCCGACAAGCCAGCGTCCCAATCGCCTCCTCCGGCGTCTTCCCGGCATCGACCAGAAAGCCCCCCTCGTCAAATCCGTGGAGCCCGATCGCCGACCGCTCGCCCCGATGCCCCAGCCGAGCCCGCCCCGCCGCCGAATCCGGCCGGGCGTCGAACAGCGTCGCCACCGCCTCCGCCACCGCCAGCGACAATTGCGTTCCTGAGCCAAGGCCCCGATGCGGCGGAATCGCCGCCAACACGTCGATCCGGACCCCCGCTTTCTGTCCTAACTGCGACCGGACCCGATCCAGAATCTCCCGGACGCGGCCTGTGTCTCCTGCTTCGGCCTGAATCTCGTCGGCTTCGGCCCGCGTCGCCCGGACGCGGCACGCCGGCTCGGCCAGCATCACGCCGATCCCGCCAAAACGCCGCCCTTCGCCGCCGCCGCAGGCCAGCGGCCCAAAATGAAGACGGGAACCGGTGGTCACTTCAACGGAGCGGGACATTCCGGGGAGCTGACGCGGGGACAGGGGCAGGCGGGGAAGGGGACGCACGATCAGGTGGGACGAGCGGACAGAACCGCCACGAAGGACCGAACCCCCGCCCGGAGTCTGGATTCCGCCCGGGGTTCCGACAAGCGTCGGAAGTCGCCAGTCAAAAGAGTCCGGTTTCGCCGAGGGTTCCCGATCTGACGATTCTGCCGATCCGGGGAGATGGTTGCCCCCGGGCACGGTGCGATTTGGCAACAGGGCGAACCTTTCGCCGACCGGCCCCGACCGCTTTGACCCATATTTGCTCGACGCCGGAGCCGGCGTTGTCAGGCCGCGCTGAACGTGCGCGGCCGGTCCCCGCCCCCGCCCCCCTTGGCACAATGGAGCGCGAGCAGGATGGCCTACATCCTCTTCCTGATGGCGAACGCCGCGCTCTTCCTGCGCCCAGCGGAGCTGTTCCCCGCCATGGGGGACTTTCCGCTGTACATGTACCTGATCACGGCGGCGATCTTCGCCTCCGCCCATCAGATCCTCGATCAGCTCCGGCCGCGGAACCTCTTCTTCCAGCCGGTCAGCCTGTGCGTGATCCTCGTCACGATCGCGACGGCGATTTCGCACCTCTCGCTCGGCGATGTCGGCTCCGCGATCAAGAGCATCAACGCCATGGCGAAGGTGATGCTCTACTACCTGACCCTCCTCTCGGTCATCAACACGCCGCAGCGGCTGCGGACCTTCCTGGTCACGACCGCCCTCTCGGCGACCGTCATGATCACCCTCAGCATCGTGGACTACCGGGACTTCGTCGCCGAATGGTCGGGACGGGACGACCTGGAAATCGTCCGCGAGGAAGAGAAAGACCTCTTCGAAACCAACGAGCCCCGGCGGCTGCGGCACGTCGTCGACTGGGGGAACGTCAGCGAAGACGGCCAGCAGCAGTGGATCTTCCGGATCACCGGTCTGGGGATGTTCCGCGACCCCAACGACTTTGCTCTGGTCCTCAACCTGACGATCATCATCTCCTGCTACTTCCTCGCGGACCGCCAGCTCAGCTCCGCGCGGTACCTGTGGGCCATTCCGATCGCCCTCTCGTTCTACGGCCTCTACCTCACGCACTCCCGCGGGGGACTGCTCGGCACCGGCGTCGCCCTCATGGCCTGGATGTCGACGAAGTACGGCGGACGGGTCGCGCTCATGATCGGTCTCATGGGGGCCGCGGCAGTCCCCGTGGCGCTTGGACGACAGGGGAATATCGACGTCTCCGGCGGCACCGGGCAGCAGCGGATCCAGCTCTGGGCCGACGGCCTGAACCAGATGAAGACCTCCCGCGCGGTGTTCGGCATCGGCGAAGGGAAGTATCCGGACGTCGCGGGCCTCGTCGCCCACAACTCGTTCATCCACGCCTACGTGGAGCTCGGCTTCGTCGGGGGGACGTTCTTCTTCGGGTGCTTCTTCCTCCCGGCGTGGGCGTTCTACCTCATGAAGCGGTACCGCTTCCGGATCGAGGATCACGACCTGGAGCGGATGTTCCCCTATATGGCCGCCATCGTCGGCGGTTGGTGCATGGGGATGGCCTCCCTCTCCCGCTGCTACGTCCCACCCACCTACATGATCTGCGGCACGGCCGCCGCCTTCCTGAACCTTGTCGGCTACTACCGCGCCCGGCCCGTTCCCGTCCTGGTCTTCAACCACGGACTGGCCCGGCACCTCGCGGTCTGCAGCTTCGGATTCCTTCTCTGTTGTTTCGTCTTCGTCCGGCTGTTCGTCCGTTACTGAGCCGCCGCGACCGGCGATCCCGACCGACTATGCCCAACACCATCCCGATCAGCGTCGTCATCCCCGCGTACAACTCGCAGGACTGCCTCCGCGCGTCGATCCAGAGCGTTCAGGAACAGACCTACCCCGTCCGCGAGATCATCGTCGTCGACGACGGCTCCAAGGACGCCACCGCCTCCGTCGCCTTCGAGTGCGGCGCGAAGGTCATCCGCCAGCCGAACGGCGGTCCCGCCGCGGCCCGCAACAACGGCATCCGCCACGCGAAGTCCCCCTGGATCGCGCTGCTCGACGCCGACGACTCCTGGCTCCCGAACAAGCTCGAGCGGCAGGTCCTGGGGATCACGGACGACGTCTCGTTCCTCCACACCTACTGCGTCATCGACGAGACCGGCCCCACGACCGAGGACGTCGTCACCTTCGAAACGCTCTGGAAGCGGAACACCCTCGGCACGTCGACGATCCTGATGCGGAAGTCCGCCTGGGAAGACGTCGGCGGGTTCGAAGAGGACCGCGGGATCATGGGGGTCGAGGACTACAACCTCTGGCTCCGGCTGGTCCATAAGGGGCACAAGGTCCACACGATCCGCGAGCGGCTCGTCCACTACACGCCGGCTGACGGGAACCTCTCGGGCCAGCTCGAGCGGATGATGCGGAGCGAGCTCAACAACGTCGAGAAGATCGACAAGGCGTGCGGCCTGACCCCGGATCAGAAGCGCCGCAAGCTCGTCCAGATCTACGAGGAGTGGGGCCGGGCGATGTTCCACGCCCGGGACATGAAGAAGGCCCGCCGCTGCTATGGCGAGATCCTCAGCATCCAACCGCGGGTCCACGCCCTCGTCCGCTGGATGGCGACCTACATGCCGGTCTCGCTCCTCAACCTCCGCCGCACCGCCGTCCACGCCTGACCGACGACTCCGGACTGAACACCGACAACTGAAGACTGACACCTTTTCCGAATGACTCTTCGCAAGAACATCCTGACGAGCTGGGTCGGCCATGTGGTCATCATGGTCCTCGGCTTCTTCATGCTGCCGTTCGTCCTCGGGGCGCTCGGCAAGAGCACCTACGGGGTGTGGCTGTTCATCAACGCCCTCGCCGGGTACTCGTCGCTCCTCTACATGGGCTTCGGGGCCACGGTCTGCCGTTACGTCGCCAAGCACGCCCACCGGGAAGAGTGGACCGATCTCAACAACGTCGTCAGCGCCGTATTCGGCGTGTACTGCGCCATGGCGGGCGTCGTGCTGCTCGCCTCGGCCGGGCTGGCGGCGGTCGCGCCGTGGCTCGACCGCTGGGGGACGCAGTCGCTCGGGGAAGTCCAGCTCGCGATCCTCCTGAACGGCGTCTCGACCGCTTTCGGCATGGTGACGAGCGTCTACGGCGGCGTCCTGATCGGGACGCAGCGGATCGACCTCAAGCAGTCGATCGAGACCGGCGCGGCGCTGATCCGCTTCGCCCTCGTCTTCGCCCTGCTGCTGTGGCGGCCGAGCCTGACGACTCTCTCGCTGATTTTCCTGGCGGTCACGATCGCCGAGAACGCTCTGCTGGTTTACTTCGCGTACCGTCAGCTCCCGACCCTCTCGGTCCGGCTGTCGAACGTCCGCCGGTCGGTCCTCCGGGACTGCTTCGGGTTCACAGTGTTCAGCGCCCTGGCGTTGATCGCCGAGCACCTGATGTACATGACCGACACCGTCGTGATCGGCCTCTGCCTGGGGGTCGAGGCGGTCGTGCCGTACGCCATCGCCCTTCGGATCTGCCAAATGGCCCAGACGCCGCTGAGCAAGATCGGCGAGGCGATGCTCCCCAAGGCCGGCGAGTTGCACGCCACCGGCAAGCGGCAGGAACTCGTCGAAACGACCGAGCGGATGCTCGGCCTGGCCTTCGTGCTCATCACGGCGGCTTTTATCGGCTGCTGGTTCTTCGCTCCGATGCTGGTCGACATCTGGGTCGCCCGGAAGGACCCCTCCTGGACCCCGGCCGACACGCAGACCTGCCTTGCCGTCCTGTCGATCCTGCTCGGGGCCCAGATCGTGGCCCAGCCCGCCACCGTCCTCCGCAAGACTTTGCTCGGGATCGGAAACGTCCGCTACCCGGCCTTCATCGACTTGGGGGCGGCGCTCGTGAACCTGGGGTTGTCGCTGGCCTTCGTCTTCTCGGTCGGCGTCGTCGGGGTCGCCTGGGGTACGTTTATTCCGCTTGTGCTGTTTGAGCTGTTTCTGCTGGCGCCGTACGCCAACCGCGAAGTCGGGACGAGCTGGTCCCGGCTGTTTCGCCACGGGCTCCTCCCACAACTCCCCGCACTGGCCGCACTCCTGACCTATTGTTGCGTTGTCGCCTCATTCCAACCCTCCCACGGCTGGCCTCAACTCCTGTCGATCGCGGCCGGAGGGGGAGCGGTCCTGGGAGCGACCTGGTGGCTCACCCGATCCCGCCTCCGCCGACCGGCTCGGTGGGGCAGCGCCTCAAATCCCTCCTCTTCCGTCGCCAAGGTTCCGTCTGTCGGACCGCTGACGACCGGGAGTGTCTCCCCATGACGGTCTCGACCGCATCGCCGAACCTGATCCTCCGCCGGCCCCCGCCGGAAGAGGCGGTCGTGTCGCGCCTCGTCGTCGAGACCGACGCGATCCGCGCCCTCGACCAGTGGCGGCGGCTGGAAACCCGCCTCACACCCGCGGCGGCCCGCACCAGCTTCCGCAACGACCACGGCTACGGCTGTTCGGCCGACTGGACCGAGCTCTGGCTCCGCCACTACGGCCCGCTCGTCCCGCACCGCTTCCTGCTCCACGTCACGACCGAGGGCTTCGGTCCCGACCGCCGCGAGACCGTCACGGGGATCGCCCTCGTGACGCAGTCCCGCATCCGCAAGGGGCCGCTCGTTCTGCGGCAGTGGCATCTCGGGACCGCCGGCGAGCCGGGGGCCCACAGCGTCTGCGTCGAATACAACCGGGTCCTCGCCGAGTCCGCCTTTCGGACCGACTTCCACGAGAAGATCGCCGAGTGGTTCCTCGACGCCGGCCAGGACGGCATCGAGCTCGACGGTCTCGCTCCCGAGGAGTGGGAAAGCCTTCGCCCCTTCCTGCCGCCGATGGAGCTGCGGACGCAGGCCTCGAAGTTCTTCCGGCTGACGCGAGCCCGCGCGGCCGGGACCGACGTCCTGAGCCAGCTCGGCCGCAGCACCCGCCAGGGACTCCGCCGGAAGCTCCGCGACTACGGACCGATCGAAACCACCTGGGCGACCGAGGCCGACACCGCTCACGCGATCGTCGACGAGCTGATCGAGCTGCACCAAGCCCGCTGGAACGCCCTCGGCAAGCCCGGCTCGTTCTCCAGCCCGCTCTTCACCGCCTTCCAGCGGGACCTCCTGACCCACTGGGCCGAGTCGCAGCGGGTCGTCGCCTTCCGGGCCCGGCACCAGGGGGAGACGGTCGGCTGCCTGGTCCTGCTCGTCGAAGGCCGGCGGATCCTCGACTACTTCTCCGGGTTCTGCGCCTTCGACCGCAAGGCGAGCCCCGGGATGGTGACCCACGCGCTCTGCATGCAGGAAGCGCTCGAGCGCGGCTTTGACGACTACGACTTTCTCGTCGGCGACAAGCAGCACAAGGACAACCTCTCGACCGACGAGGCGACGCTCGTCTGGGGGACCTGGCTCCCGGACACCTGGAAGATCCGCACCTACAGCCTGCTCCGCCAGGGCCGGCGGAAGGCCCTGGACTGGTTCAAGCGTCCTGCGGCGGAGCCCGCCGTCCCCGCGAACAAAGAGAACGAACACGAGGGTCAGCAGCCGACCTGAAGCCGCGGGTCGCAGGAGCCGCTTCCGCGTCCCACGGCCTCGCCGGCCCCTCCCTCTTCCCGATCACCCACCACCGACATGTCTCTCCTCATGCCCACCGCACTCCTGACTCATCCGACGTCGACGACCCGTACCGAGGCCGGCGGCGCCACGCATCGCCGCCTCAATGTCTGCCACGTCAGCATGTCGCTGCTGACCGGGGGGCTGGAGCGGCTCCTCGTCGAGTTCGGCAAGTTCCACGACTCGGCCCGCTACAACCTGCGGTTCGTGGCCCTCACGGAACTCGGGCCGCCGGCCGAAGACCTGCGGAAGCTCGGCTTCCAGGTCGACGCGATGTGCCTGGCCCGGAACGGCAAGCGGGCCGCCTATCGCCGGCTGAAGGAGATCCTGGTCGACGAGCAGATCGACATCATCCACACGCACAACACCTGCCCGCAGTTCTACGGGGCCTTTGCGGCGTGGCAGACCAAGATCCCCTGCATCCTGAATACGCAGCACGGCCGCGGCAGCGGACCGCGGCTGAAGGACCAGACTATGTTCATGATCGCCAACCGCTTCACGCGGCGGGTGGTCGGCGTCTCGAACGACTCGGCTCGCCTGTGCCAGGAGCAGGACCGCGGCTCGGCCCACAAGATCATCGCCATCCAGAACGGGATCGACTCGACCCGCTTCGCCTACACTGGCCCGACCGACGCGAACGTCGCGATCTCGGTCGCCCGTCTCTCGCCCGAGAAGGACTTCCCGACGCTGCTGCGGGCCACGAAGCTCACGGCCCAGTCGGTGCCGGATTTCCGCCTGCGGCTCGTCGGCGACGGCGCGGAGCGGAAGGGTCTCGAAACACTGAGCCGTGAACTGGGGATCGCCGATCGGGTCGAATTCCTCGGCGAACGGTCCGACATCCCGAGCCTTCTGGCGCAGGCGGGATTCTATGTCTCCTCATCGAAGACGGAAGGGATCTCGCTGACGGTCCTCGAAGCAATGGCGGTCGGCCTGCCGGTCGTCACGACGGCGGTTGGCGGCAACCCCGAGATCGTCGCCGAAGGGACGACCGGCCACCTCGTCCCGCCGCAGAACCCGGAAGCCCTCGCCCAGGCGATCGTCGAGATGTGCGGCAAGCGGTCCACCTGGAACGGCATGGGCCGCGCGGCCCGCGAGCGGATCGAACAGCAGTTCGAGATCCGCACGATGATCCGCCAGTACGAGCGGCTGTATGAGGAACTGCTCGGTGTCCGGAGCTAGGTCTCCGGTCTCAGCGGGAAGGCCCCTGCTGACCCGCCGGCCTTATGTACCCGCACCAGCCTGATCCCCGACACCCGATACCTGAGACCCAGTACCCCTCCCATGTCCTCCCCTCTTCGGATCGCTCTCCTCGGCTGCGGGCAGATTGCCGACGCGCACCTGCAGGAGATCCGTAAGCTGCCGAGCGCCAGGCTCGTCGCGGTGTGCGATGTCCATCAGGACCTCGCGGACCAGGCGGCGGCCCGGTTCGAGGTCCCGGCGCGGTTCACCGACCTGCAGGCGATGATCGAGAGCGCGCGGCCCGACGTCGTTCACGTCACGACCCCTGCCCACACGCACGCCGGTCTCGCGGCCCGGATTCTGGAAGCCGGCTGCCACGTCTACGTCGAGAAGCCGTTCACGCTGGACGCCGTCGAGGCAGCACGTGTGGTCCACGTGGCCGAGCAGCACGGACGGCACCTCTGCCTGGGGCACGACCAGCTCTTCGACCCGATGTGGGGCGAAGTCCGCGGTCGCGTGGACCGCGGCGAGATCGGTCCGGTCCGGCATGTCGAATCGACCCTTGGGTATCCGATCTCGGGACAGTTCGGCACGCAGGTGACCGGCGATCCGAACCACTGGGTCCGCAAGCTCCCAGGGGGGTTGTTCCAGAACACGATCTCCCATCCGCTGTACCGCATCACCGACTTCCTGCTCGACGAGCATCCGCAGATCCAGGCCCACTGGACCCGCACGGGCCGGTTCCCGTTCCCGACCGAGCTAAGCGTCTTCCTCCGCGGCGAGAGCGTCACGGGCTCGCTGACATTCCTGAGCACGATCACCGCCCAGCGGATCACGAAGGTCCACGGAGCCAAGGGAGCCCTGGAAGTCGATTTCGACGCCCAGACGATCCGGCATCTCGCGCCGCCGCGGCTGCCGGGAGCGTTCGGCAAGCTCGATGCCCCGTTCCGCCAGTGGCGGGAAGCGGCCCGCAACTTCCGCCGCAACCTGTGGCGGTTCGCGAAGGGGGACATCCATTACTTCGCCGGAATGAAGACTCTCTTCGAGCGGTTCTACGGCGCGATCCAGAACAACACGCCGCTCCCGATTCCTCCGGCCGAAATGGTCCGGGTCACGCGGCTCATGGACGAGATCTTCGACCAGTGCCGCGACCGCGAGACGGTTCCCCAGGACCCGCGGACAACAAAGAAGCCCGCGGTCAGACCCCAGGAAACCCACCACCCCGCGGTCCTGACCTGAATCCTCACCCCTGACACCTGATACTTGGCACTTCCCCATGTACCCCTTCCTCACCGGCGGCACCGGCTTCCTCGGTCGACGACTGGTCAAGGCCCTTCGCGAAGACGGCCTGCCAGTCCGCTGCCTCGTCCGCGGATCGAGCGACATCGCCCCGCTGCGGACGTTCGTCGGTCCTGAGCTGTGGGAAGGGGTCGACGTCGTCCAGGGGGACCTCAACGACGTTGCCGGGATCCGCCGCCTGATGGACGGGTGCGATACCGTCTACCACGTCGCCGCCGCCCTGGCCGGCAGCACGGCGGTCATGTTCCTCAACACGGTCATTCCGACCCGCCGGCTGATCGACGCCGCGGTTGAGGAAAACGTCCGCCGCTTCGTGACCGTCAGCTCGCTCGGCGTCTACGGCGTCGCCGGACTCCGCACGGGAAGCACGCTCGATGAGACGACCGCGGTCGACGCGGCGCCGCACCTCCGCGATCCCTACACGTACAGCAAGGTCGTCCAGGAGCAGGTCGCCTGGCAGGCGCACCGGGAACGGGGACTGCCGCTCGTCGTCATTCGCCCGGGAGTGATCTTCGGCGAGGGGCGGAGCATCCTCAGCAACCGCGTCGGCCTCAAGCTCGGCCCGCTCCTCCTCCGCATGGGGGGGAGCCAGACAATGCCCTACACGTACGTTGAGAACTGCGCCGCCGCCCTGCGGAACGCCGGGATCGTGCCGGGGATCGAAGGGGAAGTGTTCAACGTCCTCGACGACGGCCTGCCGAGCGGTTCGCAGCTCCTGCGGATGTACCGGAAGGCGGGCCAGCGGGTCCGCGCGGTCTGGCTGCCGCGGCCGCTGATCGGTCCCGCCTCGAGCGTCTACGAGTGGTACTCCCGGTGGTCCGGCGGCCAGTTGCCGGCGGTCATCACGCGGTACAAGAGCGACAGCATGTGGAAGCGGGTCCGGTACACGAACCAGAAGGCGAAGGAGCGGCTGCAGTGGACCCCGCCCGTCTCCTTTGACGAGGCGTTCCGGAGAACGGTCTCGCACCCCTGCGGCGCCTCCTGACGGACCAGACGCTGCCGGTTTCCGCCCAACAGTCACCTGTCCCGTTCCTCCCTGGCCCGACCTCCTCTCCGCAATTCCGGCGGACTCCCCTCAGGCGAAGTGCGGTCTCCCCTCATGAACATCCTCTTCATCAGCGAGACGTTTCCGGACGCCGCGCACCCGGCGCAGGGGACGTACAACGAGGCGCTCTGCCGGGCGCTGGCGGTCCGCCACCGGGTCCGTGTCGTCTCCCCCCGGCCGTGGATCGAGGCCCTCCCGCACCGGCTCCGCGGCCGTCGCTACGAGACTCCCGAGAAGGTCCGGGCGAGCGGGATCGAAGCCCTCTATCCGACGCACTACTACCTCCCCCGCGTCCGCGAGTGGAACTACGGCCAGCGGATGTGGCAATCGGTCCGCCGCTCGGTCGCCCGCCACGCCGCCGAAGGGGCCTTCGACGCGGTCCTGAGCTACTGGGCCCATCCAGACGGCGAGGCCGGGCTCATGGCGGCCCAGTCGCTCGGCATTCCGTCGGCGGTCATCGTCGGCGGGTCGGACGTCCTGATGCTGCCGAAGCGGAAGAATCGCGGCGCCTGCGTGACGCGGGTCCTCACCGAATCGAGCGCCGTCTTCACCGTCAGCGAGGGGCTGCGGCAGGCGGTCATCGGCCTGGGGATCGATCCCGCCAAGGTCCACACGACCTACCAGGGGGTCGATGGCGAAGTCTTCTGTTCCGGCGACCAGAGCGAAGCCCGGAAGCGGGTCGGCCTCCGCGAAACGGGAGCCCGCCGCCTCGTCTGGGTCGGCCGGATGGTCCCGGTGAAGCGGGTCGACCTCCTGGTCGAAGCGGCCCATCTCCTGTGGCAGGAGGGCCTGCGGTTCTCGCTCCATCTCGTCGGCGACGGTCCCCTCCGGCGGCAGCTGCAGACCAGGGTGTCCGACCTCGGACTGCGGGAATGCGTCTTCTTCGAAGGGGCGGTGTCGCACGCCCGGCTCCCGGACTGGTACCGCGCGGCGGACCTCGTGGTCCTGAGCAGCGCCTCGGAAGGGCTCCCGAACGTCCTCCGCGAAGCGGCCGCCTGCGGAACGCCGTTCGTCTCGACCGACATCGGAAGCATCCGGGAGATCGCCGATCCCGGCTTCTCCCGCCTCGTCCCACCCGGCTCGGCCCCCCACCTGGCGAAAGGAATTCGCGAGGCCCTGGCGCCGGAACTCCGGGACGCGGCGCAGCGGTACTGGCCGCGTTCCTGGGCGAATTGTGCCCGCGACATCGAAGAACACTTCGAACGACTCATCGGAAAGCGCGGAACGTCCGATCCATCCCCCAAGGATGGCCCGGAGGACACCGGGTCCTCCGGCGAGCTCGCGCTGGAGCATGCGGACATCATCCGCTGACCGGCTCACCCAAATCACCTCGTCTTTCGTCCGACATTCGTCCCTGTCACCTCAGTCCATCACCATGCGTCGCGTCCTCTTCGTTTCGTACCTCTTCCCGCCGGTCGGCGGAGTCGGGGTGCATCGCGTCACGAAGTTCGTGAAGTACCTGCCGCAGTTCGGCTGGGAGTCGACCGTCCTGACGGTCGAGAACCCCTCCGTCCCGCTGCTGGACGACAGCCTCCTGAAGGACATCCCCGCCGGGACCGCGATCCGCAAGGCGCGGACCTGGGAGCCGGGCTACGGGCTCAAGAAGTCGGTCTCCGGCGGACAGTCGACCGGACGCCGCAGCCTGCTGGGGCATGTCGCCGCCGGACTCAAGGCCGCCGCCCGCCAGATCGGGAACACGATCCTGCAGCCGGACGCCCAGATCCTGTGGCGGTGGAACGCCATCCGGGAAGGGATGCGGGCTCTCCGCGAGACCCCCCACGACGCCATCATCGCCACCGGTCCGCCGTTCTCGTCGTTCCTCGTCGGCCAGGCGCTGGCGAAGAAGTCGGGACTCCCGCTGGTCCTCGATTACCGCGACGAGTGGGACATCAGCAACGCCTACTGGGAGAACAAGCGGCAGGGGGATTTCTCGAACTGGGTCCAGCAGAAGATGCAGCGGTCGGTGCTCCGGACCGCGCGGGCCATCGTCGCCACGACGCCGGCGAGCACGGAAGCGGTCAAGACGATCACGCGGCACTCGACCTACAGTCCCCGCGCCGCCTGCATCTACAACGGCTTCGATCCCGAGGATTTTCCCCCCGCCAGCGCCCCGGCGGTGAAGAAGGACTACGGGAACGGGACGCACCGCTTCCGGCTCTCGTTCATCGGGACGCTGTGGAACCTGAACTCGATCGAGCCGCTCGTCCGAGCGGTCCAGTACCTCGCCTCCTCGCAGAAGATCCTCCTCGAGCATCTCGAGATCGTCCTCGCGGGACGCCGGACTCCGGACCAGGAAGCGATCGTCGACCGGCTCAGCGCCTTCCCCTGTGCGGTCTCGCGGCTGCCGTTCGTCTCGCACGCCGAGGCGGTCGAGATGATGCGCTCCTCGGACGCCCTGCTGATGCTGAACGCGGACGTCCCGCACGCGCATCGG of Planctomyces sp. SH-PL14 contains these proteins:
- a CDS encoding NAD-dependent epimerase/dehydratase family protein, producing the protein MYPFLTGGTGFLGRRLVKALREDGLPVRCLVRGSSDIAPLRTFVGPELWEGVDVVQGDLNDVAGIRRLMDGCDTVYHVAAALAGSTAVMFLNTVIPTRRLIDAAVEENVRRFVTVSSLGVYGVAGLRTGSTLDETTAVDAAPHLRDPYTYSKVVQEQVAWQAHRERGLPLVVIRPGVIFGEGRSILSNRVGLKLGPLLLRMGGSQTMPYTYVENCAAALRNAGIVPGIEGEVFNVLDDGLPSGSQLLRMYRKAGQRVRAVWLPRPLIGPASSVYEWYSRWSGGQLPAVITRYKSDSMWKRVRYTNQKAKERLQWTPPVSFDEAFRRTVSHPCGAS
- a CDS encoding glycosyltransferase, with amino-acid sequence MNILFISETFPDAAHPAQGTYNEALCRALAVRHRVRVVSPRPWIEALPHRLRGRRYETPEKVRASGIEALYPTHYYLPRVREWNYGQRMWQSVRRSVARHAAEGAFDAVLSYWAHPDGEAGLMAAQSLGIPSAVIVGGSDVLMLPKRKNRGACVTRVLTESSAVFTVSEGLRQAVIGLGIDPAKVHTTYQGVDGEVFCSGDQSEARKRVGLRETGARRLVWVGRMVPVKRVDLLVEAAHLLWQEGLRFSLHLVGDGPLRRQLQTRVSDLGLRECVFFEGAVSHARLPDWYRAADLVVLSSASEGLPNVLREAAACGTPFVSTDIGSIREIADPGFSRLVPPGSAPHLAKGIREALAPELRDAAQRYWPRSWANCARDIEEHFERLIGKRGTSDPSPKDGPEDTGSSGELALEHADIIR
- a CDS encoding glycosyltransferase, with translation MRRVLFVSYLFPPVGGVGVHRVTKFVKYLPQFGWESTVLTVENPSVPLLDDSLLKDIPAGTAIRKARTWEPGYGLKKSVSGGQSTGRRSLLGHVAAGLKAAARQIGNTILQPDAQILWRWNAIREGMRALRETPHDAIIATGPPFSSFLVGQALAKKSGLPLVLDYRDEWDISNAYWENKRQGDFSNWVQQKMQRSVLRTARAIVATTPASTEAVKTITRHSTYSPRAACIYNGFDPEDFPPASAPAVKKDYGNGTHRFRLSFIGTLWNLNSIEPLVRAVQYLASSQKILLEHLEIVLAGRRTPDQEAIVDRLSAFPCAVSRLPFVSHAEAVEMMRSSDALLMLNADVPHAHRIINAKTFEYMAARRPVFVIAPPGDVWDILCNLPGTVLCEPARFHATAEKLAIAIEQHRCGVHFDDAHWDISRFERKNLAGELADLLDDILEEDRSRVGRTSKRHPETTAAY